In Rhodococcus rhodochrous, a single genomic region encodes these proteins:
- a CDS encoding MarR family winged helix-turn-helix transcriptional regulator, translating into MTSERDEPKWLTAKEQEAWRLYMDGNNRLMSALSRSLNDRHDLSLAEYRILVMLSEAPDGALRMSDLADGVLSSRSRLTHQIRRMEQEKMVVRSSCPDDGRGVLATITDEGRRRLAEAAPTHVDDVRNYLIDLLSADELDMLARVFARVEHTLADR; encoded by the coding sequence GTGACCAGCGAACGAGACGAACCCAAGTGGTTGACCGCAAAGGAGCAGGAGGCCTGGCGTCTCTACATGGACGGCAACAACCGTCTCATGAGCGCCCTCAGTCGGTCCCTCAACGACCGACACGACCTGTCGCTGGCGGAATATCGGATCCTGGTCATGCTCTCCGAAGCCCCCGACGGCGCCCTGCGCATGAGCGATCTCGCCGACGGCGTGCTCTCCTCACGCAGCCGGCTCACCCATCAGATCCGGCGGATGGAGCAGGAGAAGATGGTCGTGCGCAGCTCGTGCCCCGACGACGGTCGCGGTGTGCTCGCCACCATCACCGACGAAGGCAGGCGACGTCTGGCGGAGGCCGCCCCCACCCACGTCGACGACGTGCGCAACTACCTCATCGACCTGCTGTCGGCCGACGAACTCGACATGCTGGCGCGGGTCTTCGCGCGCGTCGAGCACACTCTGGCCGACCGCTGA
- a CDS encoding MBL fold metallo-hydrolase, whose amino-acid sequence MLHTDVAPGVHRLAHADVNVYLIEDDAGVTIVDTGLPATAGRIEEAISHIGRRIDDVQGVVLTHAHFDHVGSAKRLRERWRVPVWAHRDEKFLAAHPYRYQHERNRLLYPVRYPACIPVLARMTVAGALWVRGVDDVTLFHDSEPLDLPGRPVPLHTPGHTYGHCALHLPDRDTVIVGDAVVTLDPYTGRHGPQIVSGAATADSATALASLAAIAGTGAKHVLVGHGEPWHDGAAAAVERAVAAGPS is encoded by the coding sequence ATGCTGCACACGGATGTCGCGCCGGGCGTGCATCGCCTCGCGCACGCCGACGTCAACGTCTACCTGATCGAGGACGACGCCGGAGTGACCATCGTCGACACGGGACTGCCCGCGACCGCCGGTCGCATCGAGGAGGCGATCTCGCACATCGGTCGCCGGATCGACGACGTGCAGGGAGTCGTCCTCACGCACGCCCATTTCGATCACGTCGGGTCGGCGAAGCGTCTGCGTGAGCGGTGGCGGGTGCCGGTGTGGGCGCATCGCGACGAGAAGTTCCTCGCCGCCCATCCCTACCGCTACCAGCACGAACGCAACCGGCTGCTCTATCCCGTCCGGTATCCCGCCTGCATCCCTGTGCTCGCCCGCATGACCGTGGCCGGTGCGTTGTGGGTGCGCGGGGTCGACGACGTGACGCTCTTCCACGACTCCGAACCGCTCGACCTGCCGGGCCGGCCCGTGCCCCTGCACACCCCCGGCCACACCTACGGGCACTGCGCGCTGCATCTCCCCGATCGCGACACCGTGATCGTCGGTGATGCCGTCGTCACCCTCGATCCGTACACGGGCAGGCACGGTCCGCAGATCGTCTCGGGTGCGGCGACCGCCGACAGCGCGACCGCCCTCGCCTCGCTGGCGGCCATCGCCGGTACCGGCGCGAAACACGTCCTCGTCGGCCACGGCGAACCCTGGCACGACGGCGCGGCCGCGGCCGTGGAACGAGCGGTGGCCGCCGGACCGAGCTGA